GCAGCATCATTTTCCTCACGGTGGTGGCCGTGGACAGGTATTTCCGGGTGGTGCACCCGCACCACGCTCTGAACAAGATCTCCAACCGCACAGCGGCCGTCATCTCCTGCGTCTTGTGGGGCATCACCATCGGCCTGACTGTGCACCTCCTGTACAGACAGATGCTCACCCAGAACGGCAACGCGTTTCTGTGCAGCAGCTTCAGCATCTGCTACACCTTCCGGTGGCACGATGCCATGTTCCTCCTGGAATTCTTCCTGCCCCTGACCATCATCCTGTTCTGCTCGGCCAGAATCATCTGGAGCCTGCGGCAGAGGCAGATGGACCGGCAGGCCAAGATCAAGCGGGCCATCCGCTTCATCATGGTGGTGGCCATCGTCTTCGTCATCTGCTTCCTGCCCAGCGTGGCCGTGAGGATGCGCATTTTCTGGCTCCTGCACAGCGCAGGTACGCAGGATTGTAACATCTATCGGTCGGCTGACCTGGCCTTTTTCATCACCCTCAGCTTCACCTACATGAACAGCATGCTGGACCCTGTGGTGTACTACTTCTCCAGCCCATCTTTTCCCAACTTCTTCTCCACATGCCTGGGCCACTGCCTCAGGAAGAAGACTCCGGTGGAGCCGGACAATAACCGGAGCACAAGCATGGAGCTCACTGGGGACCTGAGCACCACCAGAAGTGTCCCAGACCCTTTAATCGGTGACTCCGTGGAGCCCTTGAGCCCCTCATACCTGGCCCCAACCTGTACTTAAACAACTCAGCTGAGAAGGGAGATTCTCACCAAGAACCAAGATCTTTGAAAAAACAGTTCTGCCCTTGCACAGAGTAACATCACTGGACTTGGCCTGAGGTTTCCTGGAACTTCCCGATTCAGAGAATCAGGATTTAGCCAAGTGGTGTGGTCAAGTGGGCAAATCGGTTGTCAGTCGTGGCAGCAGAAACCTTGGGAGAACGGAGAGTACAGCTTCTAGGCTTCTGAGACTTCTGCTTCATCTATGCCTCTGAAGAGGGCAAGATTTCCATTTTTGCTCAGCAGAGATGGAGACACAGAGAAGCCTCTTGGCACCTGGCTCCTTCCTTCACCTGCCCGAGACTTGAAGGGTACTCAGTTTCTGGAGCAATATCTAAAGTGTTCGTGGGCTCCAGCTGGGAGAAGGAGGGCCAAGCGATAGGAGGGGAGGAGGTTTCTCCTGGGAAGGAGCCCAGACACCATGAAACCATTACACAAGCCAGGCTACCTGGCTTCAGCAGGACCAGTTCATCTCTCAGCCAAACTGTAGCAGAAAAGGACCGGGCAAAGAGACTCCTGAGCTGTGGTTATGGTTAATGTCTGAGTTTCTAGTGGTGGTAAGAATGGGCTTAGTCCCAGGAGGGACTAAGCTAAACAGTGTTATCAAGGGAAAGGAAATGGCATTTATGCTAAAACCAGCGACTAATACATTCCTCTATTGTTTACACTAATTTGAGATTTGAGCAGCGAAAAAGCTTCAAGGAAGAAAGCTGCTTCCTACTGCTGTTTGCTTTTACATTAAAAGGGAAATGTGCTGCTCTCCAATGGTTAAAGTGGGGGCCCCTGATTTCTCCTGGTCCATTTGCTTACCACTTTTGAGTTCTGTACTTACTACTAACTCTCCCACTTCAATAAACTTTGAAAAGAGACAGTCTGGTGTTGCATGTATCTGGGCTATGGTTCATGGAAATGGACTGCTTATTTAAGCAGAGACCTTTATGGGTTGTTAACTGTGTCCTGGGAGGAAAATCCCAATACTTTAAAGGGAGAAAATGACTCGGATGCTGAGCTACATTATAAGAGGCTAAGTAAATATTACATATGAGTTGGGACCAGGAGAAAAAAAAGCTGGGATTAAATAAAAACGATTTAATTTGGAAGGGTGGTACAGACAGAATGGCAggggcattttaaattttatttcaaatttggtGAAAGCTGCCATTAGTATTTGTGTATTAAAAAGGAATCAGGGCAGAGTGGGATTTGTCTGCAGGAGGGGGAAGAACGAGCTTCCTATGGCATGGTTTCACTTCCCAGTTCTGGAAATGAAAGGAGATGTGTGGGTCGGAATCTCTGATCAGGGCAAGTTTCTGTTATGCTTTCATTTCCAGCTCTGTCACTCCTTGGTTCTCTGGCAAGATGAGGCTTGCCTTGACCCCTCCTGACTTGGGtgcagataaagaaacagatacTCGGGCTCTCAGCCTGGGATTTATTGAAGGGCAATGAATGATGAGAGACAGAAATTCTCGAATTTCTTAAGCAGTTTCAGAGCAGTTTGCTTTGTCTGTGTCTCCAAGCAATTCCAAGAGGTGGAGAGTTAAGAACAGGAGTCACCTTCTtccagaggaagaggaggaagacagAAGCTTAGGGGAAAGGAGGGGACTCGCCAGCCTCTGCCTGAGTCAGTGGGGAGGCCATTGTGCAAGTCCAGGTTTGTCAGCAGATGAGGCGGTTTAGGGCGTTCGGAGCCCAGCAGCTCGCATCCATTGGAGTATTCATGCATCCAGCCAGGTTTTCCGTGCTCTGCACCCACGGCGTGCCAGGAGCCACTCTGGGCGGTGGAGATGGGGCCAGGAGCCAGGCAGCCGGGTCCCCTATTCTCATTGAACTTGCTTTCAAGAGCGAGGAGGCAGATGGGAAGTGAATGAATGACAAGGGGATATTGGATAGCTCCGAGTATTATGAAGACAGTGAAACAGGGAAAGAGTAACTGGAAAGGAAGTAACCTTGAACTGAGGTGTGAGTGACAAGACTGGATAGACAAtgcaaacacctgggagagggtgTGCTGGGCGGAGGGAAGGCAGGGCAGAGCCCGAGGGGAGAATGAGATTGGTGTGCATGAGGACAGGGCAGTGAGTGGGGGGAATGCTACCTCATGAGCCAAAGAACCCCTGATGTGCGAAAGTAGTGCAATTTGAGAGAGACCACCTCATATTAAATGAAAAGGTTTCAAAACAGGTTATACAGTATGATCtcaattctcttttaaaataggcACATCATAAATATGTATAGGCGTGGAAACAACAGTCTGGAAGAATATACACCAAAACCGTGGCATTGATTATACCTGGGCAATTGGATTACagatgattttcatttttcttcccagaCTTTTCTTTTATCTAAATTGTCaacaatgaaatatattattaCTGTGACTATGTATAAAGGTACGTTGTTTTAACATATAAATCACGTTTAGTTATATTTCTTACAAATAAGAGCACCATCATCTTCTTTGATCATCAATAATAGCTATTAAGAGAGTTGCCTCTTAAATACCTCTCTTTTCTGGCCAAGAGAATGCCAACATCAATTTTAAACGGAAGCAAGCAATACCAAAAAACCAGTGGTATATGCACATCTCAAACTGTGGTGTGGTgtagtctgtgtgtgtgtgtgtgtgagagagagagagagagagagagagacagagagagagaaagggatataTTTCTACTTGTCTATGTGTCTAAGTATTGGGAAGGGCAGTTATAACCAGTTATGCACCTCTTTCATTATCTCCTCTAAACCTTCTTGCAGCTGTTCTCTTTATTTTAGGGGTACCAATTCTTGGATCATGAGTTCAATGCGTTTACTCTCTGCTATTTAAAGTAGGATTTCCTTTTAGCTACCCCTAAACAATTTCTTCCAAACTTCAAAAGGTCATCCCTAAGTCTagagacataaaattgcaggtgaaaatcacatttgttttctgattttatgaACTCCCTTACATTTTCCAATTTATTAGCCTACCTCGCCTCATGGTGCCTTGCCTAAATtagaggtgtgtgtgtgcgtgtgtgtgcatgtgcacaaaCTGCACCCAGTATTCTGGAGCAGATACATGGCAGGTCCTGAAAATGATTTTTGGTTTAGTTTCAAAATACTTCCTGATCATGGTCTATCAATCTGTTGACCTTCCTGCTTATGACAAGCAGTTGTGTCTACAGATGGTCTGTCTGGTTCACCTGACCCCCTCTTCTCCCATTTTGCTTCTATAATCAGAGATTTAGCTGAGGAATTGGTTATCTGTGGCACCTTGGACAGAGGGGCTGTTCTGGTGGAGTAACCAAGTACTAGGAATGGACAACCATCTAGCTGGGCTGTTGCAGTCATCTCCCACTCATCCTTCTCACACATCTGTTAATTCAAACTGGCAACGTTTTCAGACCGAACctgaaattttgatgaaattctcTGAGGGTTGAGGCAGGAGCTGTTCATATTACTGACAAACTTCCTGATAAGGaaattcctgtttttgttttctcatagTGAAAAGGAGATGCCTTATTATAATTCTTTAATTCAATCAAGTTTCTTATGGATGCAAGTAACTGAAACATACTTCAGATTAGcttaaacagaaatagaaaataaaaagagaggaagggtATTGGAAAGACAGTGGAGTGTTTCACAGAATCTAACAGAAAATTAAACTAGGCCTGGGCAGCTGCAGGGAACCAGCACTTGGCTCTGCACCCCAGCTCTCAGCTCCAGACGCTACTTGGTGGCTAAACCCCTGTGTCCCTCAGGCCAGATCCTCATGGAAGAGAACCTGATTTGTCTGGCTTGGCTCAAGCATCCCCCATTAGACCCAAAAACCTCTTTTTAAGAAAGGGGACATTcgacaatgtgaatgaaccttgaaaacatgatgctaagagaaagaagccagacgcaaaagaacaaacactgtatgattccacttatttaaaatatctaatataagcaaattcatggagacagaaagcagattccAGGTAACCCAGGCCGAGAGGAGCAGGAAATGGGGAGCCAGtgtttaatgggtgcagagtttctgttttggtaatggatggtggtgatggtagcacaacattgtgaatgtgacaAATATCTCTGAAccgaacatttaaaaattatttttaagatgggatatttaatgttgtatatattaccccaataaaaatacaaacaaaaaaaagggtCATGAAGACCACAGTCACACAGCAGCTATGTACAGGGTAATTTCAATACTGCAAGGACAGGCTCCCTGCCTGGGGGTGCCTCAGACAACATTTCCAATCACCCTCCATTCGATTCATCGGAATCACAAGTTTGGGCTTTCAGAGGCAACAACCTCAATTCCCTTGCTTCCAAAATTTCTTCCATGTTGCAAAACTATGCTACAAAGAAAACGGGGAGATGTCTGATCAACCTCCAGGAAGCAATGGAGTTCACACTGCCACCAACACATTCAGGTACGGATCTCCAGGTGTGACTTCTAGAGCCCTTCAAAGGCCTTCTTGGAAAACCAAAGTctttaatattttacatattgcTTAATAAACTCAGGGGCAAAAAGTACCTTTTGGCAGGCTCAGCTGTAGTAAGAACCTGTCTTTGAAGTTCTATTCACTAAGTTTCTCATCTTCTCTGACGAATAAGACATGACTATTTTGCAACCAATGCTGGGCTCTCTTTGGGTTCACATTTAGCATGTGGCCCCCCTCTGTCTCTTAGGGAGAAGGGGTTTGTGTATAGAATCACAAACACCGGGACCTGACCTACAGTCCACTATTCCACAGTCTTGTCAGATGAAAGGAAAGTGCTTCTAAGCTTTTTAACAAATGTTGATACACTCTGAGCTCTGGCCACACCCAGAGATAGATTTGCAAGCATCAGTAGGTCCTGGGAACAGTAcgtgttgttcttttttttatttttttttatttttttatttatttatttatttatttattttttgatgggtacttttattttattatttttttttaaacttcattttattgagatatattcacataccacgcagtcatacaaaacaaatcgtactttcgactgtttacagtaccattacatactggtacattcatcacccaaatcaatccctgacaccttcattagcacacacacaaaaataacaagaataataattagagtgaaaaagagcaattgaagtaaaaaagaacactgggtacctttgtctgtttgtttccttcccctatttttctactcatccatccataaactagacaaagtggagtgtggcccttatggctttcccaatcccattgtcactcctcataagctacatttttatacaactgtcttcgagattcatgggttctgggttgtagtttgatagtttcaagtatccaccaccagctaccccaattctttagaacctaaaaagggttgtctaaagtgtgcataagagtgcccaccagagtgacctctcggctccttttggaatctctctgccactgaagcttatttcatttcctttcacatcccccttttggtcaa
This window of the Choloepus didactylus isolate mChoDid1 chromosome 23, mChoDid1.pri, whole genome shotgun sequence genome carries:
- the HCAR2 gene encoding LOW QUALITY PROTEIN: hydroxycarboxylic acid receptor 2 (The sequence of the model RefSeq protein was modified relative to this genomic sequence to represent the inferred CDS: deleted 2 bases in 1 codon) — translated: MSRFHPPRDDHFLVIHNKNCCVFRDDFIANVLPTVLGLEFVFGLLGNGLALWIFCFYLKSWKSSRIFLFNLAVADFLLIICLPFLTDNYVRKWDWRFGDVPCRIMLFMLAMNRQGSIIFLTVVAVDRYFRVVHPHHALNKISNRTAAVISCVLWGITIGLTVHLLYRQMLTQNGNAFLCSSFSICYTFRWHDAMFLLEFFLPLTIILFCSARIIWSLRQRQMDRQAKIKRAIRFIMVVAIVFVICFLPSVAVRMRIFWLLHSAGTQDCNIYRSADLAFFITLSFTYMNSMLDPVVYYFSSPSFPNFFSTCLGHCLRKKTPVEPDNNRSTSMELTGDLSTTRSVPDPLIGDSVEPLSPSYLAPTCLNNSAEKGDSHQEPRSLKKQFCPCTE